One Natator depressus isolate rNatDep1 chromosome 6, rNatDep2.hap1, whole genome shotgun sequence DNA window includes the following coding sequences:
- the LOC141988764 gene encoding dispanin subfamily A member 2b-like: protein MDPSVSLDLQPRDGGKMGQGASAPPYSYPYTGLGQSGPGPSGPGQEPPRDFVLWSLFNTVFCNVCCLGFMALVFSFKARDRKVLGDANGAGSYGKTAKCLNIAVLVLSILTVILIIVLVATGAVAVSQTIQQGNQNKNNYGFNYGN, encoded by the exons ATGGATCCCAGCGTGAGCCTCGACCTGCAGCCCCGCGACGGCGGCAAGATGGGGCAGGGCGCCTCGGCTCCCCCGTACTCCTACCCCTACACCGGCCTCGGGCAGAGCGGCCCCGGGCCGAGCGGCCCCGGGCAGGAGCCGCCCCGCGACTTCGTGCTCTGGTCCCTCTTCAACACCGTCTTCTGCAACGTCTGCTGCCTCGGCTTCATGGCTCTGGTCTTCTCCTTCAAG gcCAGAGATCGTAAAGTTCTGGGTGACGCCAATGGAGCAGGAAGCTATGGCAAGACTGCCAAGTGCCTGAACATCGCGGTCCTGGTACTGAGCATCTTGACAGTGATTCTGATCATTGTCCTCGTGGCAACAGGAGCTGTGGCCGTGTCGCAAACAATTCAACAGGGGAACCAAAACAAGAACAACTACGGCTTTAACTACGGCAACTAA